The Polymorphobacter megasporae genome window below encodes:
- a CDS encoding molybdenum cofactor guanylyltransferase — protein MTGVLGAILAGGASSRFGSDKAMAEWRGKPLIEHVITRLRPQVSDLVVVGRDYPGEVSIPDRPAPGLGPLGGLCAALRHAAAGGYDAVLTSGCDLPELPLELREALGEGPAFVLGQPLLALWPVGLAGVIELHLAHSDDRSLRGWVALTGATGVDIGPIRNVNRPGDL, from the coding sequence ATGACCGGCGTTCTCGGCGCGATCCTTGCGGGGGGCGCATCGAGCCGGTTCGGCAGCGACAAGGCGATGGCCGAGTGGCGCGGCAAGCCGCTGATCGAGCATGTGATCACCCGTCTGCGGCCGCAGGTATCGGACCTCGTCGTGGTCGGGCGAGATTATCCCGGCGAGGTCTCGATCCCCGACCGCCCGGCCCCCGGGCTCGGTCCGCTCGGCGGGCTGTGCGCCGCTCTACGCCACGCCGCCGCCGGGGGCTACGATGCGGTGCTGACGAGCGGGTGCGACCTGCCCGAGTTGCCGCTCGAGCTCCGCGAGGCGCTGGGGGAGGGGCCTGCGTTTGTCCTCGGCCAACCTCTGCTTGCGCTGTGGCCGGTTGGATTGGCGGGGGTAATCGAACTCCACCTCGCCCACAGCGATGACCGCTCGCTTCGCGGCTGGGTCGCGCTGACGGGTGCGACGGGAGTCGACATCGGGCCGATCCGCAACGTCAACCGACCAGGGGATCTTTAG
- a CDS encoding isovaleryl-CoA dehydrogenase: MTLSTLNFAHGETIDMIRESVRAFAAAEIAPRAAAIDTDNVFPRDLWPKLGDLGLHGITVPEADGGAGLGYLAHVVAVEEISRASASVGLSYGAHSNLCINQIARWGTAEQKTKYLPKLISGEHLGSLAMSESGSGSDVVSMRLRAEKRNDRYVLNGSKFWITNGPGADTLVVYGKTDANAGAKGITAFLIERGMAGFSTAQKLDKLGMRGSDTCELVFEDCEVPFENVLGIEGRGVQVLMSGLDYERVVLAGGPLGIMQACLDVVVPYIHERKQFGQAIGEFQLMQGKIADMYVALSTAQAYTYAVAQACDRGETTRKDAAGCILYAAEKATWMALEAIQALGGNGYINEYSTGRLLRDAKLYEIGAGTSEIRRYLIGRELFDETA, translated from the coding sequence ATGACCCTGTCCACGCTCAACTTCGCCCATGGCGAGACCATCGACATGATCCGCGAGTCGGTTCGCGCCTTCGCCGCTGCCGAAATCGCGCCGCGCGCCGCCGCGATCGACACCGACAATGTTTTCCCGCGCGACCTGTGGCCGAAGCTCGGCGACCTCGGGCTCCACGGGATCACCGTCCCCGAGGCCGACGGCGGCGCCGGGCTTGGCTATCTCGCGCACGTCGTCGCGGTCGAGGAGATCAGCCGCGCGTCGGCGAGCGTCGGCCTGAGCTATGGCGCGCATTCGAACCTGTGCATCAACCAGATCGCGCGCTGGGGGACGGCCGAGCAGAAGACGAAATATCTGCCCAAGCTCATCTCGGGCGAGCATCTCGGCAGCCTCGCGATGTCCGAGAGTGGTTCGGGCTCCGACGTCGTGTCGATGCGACTGCGCGCGGAAAAACGCAACGACCGCTACGTCCTCAATGGGTCGAAGTTCTGGATCACCAACGGCCCGGGCGCCGACACGCTCGTCGTCTACGGCAAGACCGATGCCAACGCCGGGGCGAAGGGCATCACCGCCTTTCTGATCGAGCGTGGCATGGCGGGGTTCTCGACCGCGCAGAAGCTCGACAAGCTCGGGATGCGCGGGTCGGACACCTGCGAACTCGTCTTCGAGGATTGCGAAGTGCCGTTCGAAAACGTCCTCGGGATTGAAGGGCGCGGCGTTCAGGTGCTGATGTCGGGGCTCGATTACGAGCGCGTCGTTCTGGCAGGCGGTCCGCTCGGGATCATGCAGGCATGCCTCGACGTCGTTGTGCCGTACATCCATGAGCGCAAGCAGTTCGGCCAAGCGATCGGTGAATTCCAGCTGATGCAGGGGAAGATCGCCGACATGTACGTCGCGCTGTCGACCGCGCAGGCCTACACCTATGCCGTCGCGCAGGCGTGCGACCGGGGCGAAACGACACGCAAGGATGCCGCGGGCTGCATCCTCTACGCTGCCGAAAAGGCGACTTGGATGGCGTTGGAGGCGATTCAGGCGCTCGGCGGCAACGGCTATATCAACGAATATTCGACCGGTCGCCTGCTCCGCGATGCCAAGCTGTACGAGATCGGCGCGGGAACGAGCGAGATCCGCCGCTATCTGATCGGACGTGAATTGTTCGACGAGACCGCATGA
- a CDS encoding Npun_F0296 family exosortase-dependent surface protein, which translates to MKSLLLFASAVALAGSAQALTITSSPLDVAPAAGETVVFDFNGGAPATGYSYTGGTIFPTSVANVAAAPAGDETPFLAIQGGESATFTFAHAIKSFSIYIGSVDSYNSLQFTGPGYDSGKFSASVLPGGDNGNQTAGDTNRRYFFSFGPGQSVKTVTLSSSQNSFELDNIAVANVPEPSTWVMLVGGFGLVGFARRRKSATKTVAA; encoded by the coding sequence ATGAAGAGTCTGTTGCTTTTTGCGTCCGCAGTCGCGCTTGCCGGTTCGGCCCAAGCCCTCACGATCACCTCGTCGCCGCTCGACGTCGCTCCCGCAGCCGGCGAAACCGTCGTCTTCGATTTCAACGGCGGCGCGCCCGCAACCGGCTACAGCTACACCGGCGGCACCATCTTCCCGACCTCGGTGGCCAATGTTGCCGCCGCACCCGCCGGCGATGAGACCCCGTTCCTCGCGATCCAGGGTGGCGAGAGCGCAACCTTCACCTTCGCGCACGCGATCAAGTCGTTCAGCATCTACATCGGCTCGGTTGACTCGTATAACTCGCTCCAGTTCACCGGCCCCGGCTATGACTCGGGCAAGTTCTCGGCGTCGGTCCTCCCGGGCGGCGACAACGGCAACCAGACTGCCGGCGACACCAACCGTCGCTACTTCTTCAGCTTCGGTCCCGGCCAGAGCGTCAAGACCGTGACGCTGTCGAGCTCGCAGAACTCGTTCGAACTCGACAACATCGCCGTTGCGAATGTTCCCGAGCCCTCGACCTGGGTGATGCTTGTCGGCGGCTTCGGCCTCGTCGGCTTCGCGCGCCGCCGCAAGTCGGCCACGAAGACCGTCGCCGCGTAA
- a CDS encoding acyl-CoA dehydrogenase family protein: MDFNDTPGDAEYRAKAHAWLATAAAEYRDPPARAVSRGENVPESRKWQKIKHAAGYTGITWPKAFGGQGLSPMHSIIFNQEQSKYHAPTELFAIGLGMCIPTVFTHGSPALIERYVAKALEGEEVWCQLFSEPSAGSDLAGIRTKAVRDGDDWVIDGQKVWTTNAHLSDFGIIVTRTDPSAPKHKGLTMFIVDMHAPGVEARPLKQMSGGSDFNEVFFTGVRVSDSHRLGAVGDGWKVSLTTLMNERLAVGGKPGHAPGYRDLMALAARIETDMGPAIEARDVRQRIAATYIADEGIKLTQMRALSALSKGEAPGPEQSISKVVVAKTMQEMAAFALDLSEASGFTTTGGEPGIHKLQGSYMASAGLRIAGGTDEILRNIIAERVLGLPGDMRPDKDTPFNEIRAA; this comes from the coding sequence ATGGACTTCAACGACACCCCCGGCGACGCCGAGTACCGCGCCAAGGCGCACGCATGGCTCGCCACCGCCGCCGCCGAGTACCGGGATCCGCCCGCGCGCGCCGTCAGCCGCGGTGAGAACGTCCCCGAATCGCGCAAGTGGCAGAAGATCAAGCACGCCGCCGGCTACACCGGGATCACATGGCCCAAGGCGTTCGGCGGGCAGGGCCTGTCGCCGATGCACTCGATCATCTTCAACCAGGAGCAGTCGAAGTATCACGCCCCGACCGAGCTGTTCGCGATCGGCCTCGGCATGTGCATCCCGACCGTCTTCACCCACGGCTCGCCCGCGCTGATCGAACGCTACGTCGCCAAGGCGCTCGAGGGCGAGGAGGTCTGGTGCCAGCTGTTCTCCGAGCCGAGCGCCGGGTCCGACCTCGCCGGCATCCGCACCAAGGCGGTCCGTGACGGCGACGACTGGGTGATCGACGGGCAGAAGGTGTGGACGACCAACGCCCATCTGTCCGACTTCGGCATCATCGTCACCCGGACCGATCCGTCCGCGCCCAAGCACAAGGGGCTGACGATGTTCATCGTCGACATGCACGCCCCCGGGGTCGAGGCGCGGCCGTTGAAGCAGATGTCGGGCGGCAGCGACTTCAACGAGGTGTTTTTCACCGGCGTCCGGGTCAGCGACAGCCACCGCCTCGGCGCGGTCGGCGACGGCTGGAAGGTATCGCTGACGACACTGATGAACGAGCGCCTCGCGGTCGGCGGCAAGCCCGGCCACGCCCCCGGCTACCGCGACCTGATGGCGCTTGCCGCGCGGATCGAGACCGACATGGGTCCGGCGATCGAGGCACGCGACGTCCGCCAGCGGATTGCTGCGACCTACATCGCCGACGAGGGCATCAAGCTGACGCAGATGCGCGCGCTTTCGGCGCTGTCGAAGGGCGAGGCCCCCGGGCCCGAACAGTCGATCAGCAAGGTCGTCGTCGCCAAGACGATGCAGGAGATGGCAGCGTTCGCACTTGACCTGTCCGAGGCGTCGGGCTTCACCACCACCGGCGGCGAGCCCGGCATCCACAAGCTCCAAGGCAGCTACATGGCTTCGGCGGGGCTGCGGATCGCCGGCGGCACCGACGAGATCCTGCGCAACATCATCGCCGAGCGCGTCCTCGGCCTGCCCGGCGACATGCGTCCCGACAAGGATACGCCGTTCAACGAGATCAGGGCGGCGTAG
- a CDS encoding acyl-CoA dehydrogenase family protein, with product MDFDFSDDAKALREQARKFFDERAGPAVARASMNGDATFDAQLWQAVVDLGWTAARVPEAHGGVGMTSEAACVLAEEAGRSLAPIPLAQALAATEALIALGTAEQQARWLPGIADGSVVAVTGWAEGGTASPAKASATVDGGSITGTKSPIADLAAATMAIVSAAGPDGPALYIVDLSGEGVGVAAIDTLDLVRRHGTLTLTGAAADPLGDAAGYHDWLDRAAILGSFEAMGTATAAMDMAVAYAKERTAFGQKIGRYQGVKHKCADMYIKLELARAHALHAAWAMEAGAPELRQAASAARVASLDALAFAAEENVQIHGGIGFTWESDCQFYYRRNRALVAALGSRNFWADRLVRSLEQRNRVAA from the coding sequence ATGGATTTCGACTTTTCCGATGACGCCAAGGCGTTGCGCGAGCAGGCCCGCAAGTTCTTCGACGAGCGCGCTGGACCGGCAGTCGCACGTGCCTCGATGAACGGCGACGCCACGTTCGACGCCCAGCTTTGGCAGGCGGTGGTCGACCTCGGCTGGACCGCGGCGCGGGTTCCTGAAGCGCATGGCGGAGTCGGCATGACGTCCGAAGCCGCCTGCGTTCTCGCTGAGGAGGCCGGGCGCAGCCTCGCGCCGATCCCGCTCGCTCAGGCGCTGGCGGCGACCGAGGCGCTGATCGCGCTTGGCACCGCCGAGCAGCAGGCGCGCTGGCTCCCCGGCATCGCCGACGGCTCGGTCGTCGCGGTCACCGGCTGGGCCGAAGGCGGCACCGCCTCCCCCGCCAAGGCATCGGCCACGGTCGACGGCGGCTCGATCACCGGCACCAAGTCGCCGATCGCCGATCTCGCCGCCGCGACGATGGCGATCGTCAGCGCAGCCGGCCCCGACGGCCCCGCGCTCTATATCGTCGACCTGAGTGGCGAAGGCGTCGGTGTCGCCGCGATCGACACGCTCGACCTCGTTCGCCGCCACGGCACCTTGACGCTGACCGGGGCCGCCGCCGACCCGCTCGGCGACGCTGCCGGCTACCATGACTGGCTCGACCGCGCTGCGATCCTCGGCAGCTTCGAGGCGATGGGGACCGCGACCGCCGCGATGGACATGGCGGTCGCCTATGCCAAGGAACGCACCGCCTTCGGCCAAAAGATCGGGCGATATCAGGGCGTCAAGCACAAGTGCGCCGACATGTATATCAAGCTCGAACTCGCCCGCGCCCACGCCCTCCACGCGGCATGGGCGATGGAGGCGGGCGCCCCCGAGCTCCGCCAGGCGGCAAGCGCGGCGCGGGTCGCAAGCCTCGACGCGCTGGCCTTCGCCGCCGAGGAGAATGTCCAGATCCACGGCGGCATCGGCTTCACGTGGGAAAGCGACTGCCAGTTCTACTACCGCCGCAACCGCGCGCTCGTCGCGGCGCTCGGCAGCCGCAATTTCTGGGCCGACCGGCTGGTGCGCTCGCTGGAGCAGCGCAACCGGGTCGCAGCGTAA
- a CDS encoding DUF1192 domain-containing protein has protein sequence MSGCRVNVCDMDEDLPRAKPDDVVAALIKQDLDRLSVGELDERIVALEAEVIRTKAKRDGASKFRSAADSLFERG, from the coding sequence TTGAGCGGGTGCCGGGTCAACGTCTGCGACATGGACGAGGACCTCCCCCGCGCGAAGCCCGACGACGTCGTCGCCGCATTGATCAAGCAGGATCTCGACCGACTGTCTGTCGGCGAGCTCGACGAACGCATCGTCGCCCTCGAAGCCGAGGTCATCCGGACCAAAGCCAAGCGCGACGGCGCGTCGAAATTCCGCAGCGCCGCCGACTCGCTGTTCGAGCGCGGCTAG